In Gopherus evgoodei ecotype Sinaloan lineage chromosome 10, rGopEvg1_v1.p, whole genome shotgun sequence, a single window of DNA contains:
- the LOC115658376 gene encoding galanin receptor type 1-like codes for MNSSFPFPESHLSLLELLKGENVSLPGVWNGSQGLDWEELEKMLFLFAEEPVTISLTILYLVSFVVGFVGNIMSIKVLTRKRSSRMPSLSATRSLLINLAICDLMVVCVCMPITVGNLIYKAWVYGDFLCRAVPFVQAVSVSASVLSLTVISVNRYYSVHNPLNARSFFTQRKILSTILVVWVLSSGICMPLIFMNKRDEIGVVEGLPLVFPICREIWPQEKLKQAYNFLLFCALYCLPVLFNMVICFLTVRRLWSCTSQLKECNSLNRSLPASRLKIRKKVAQMVVALVLLFAISWLPVYMMDIWIDFNIPNSLQDVTPSPWVLQLRPFAQWLGLTNSSLNPICYCFVGNLYRSAKEMKSKYHQRMVSLFNFSLSEGTALSSVPELLSYRNSMESARKESSCTLAMGKRCQGDSDPKNNCETLLMSGQPLSLNTMSSEKTFL; via the coding sequence ATGAATTcctctttccctttcccagagAGCCACCTCAGCCTGCTGGAGCTTTTGAAAGGGGAGAACGTGTCCCTGCCTGGAGTATGGAATGGGAGCCAGGGGCTGGACTGGGAGGAGCTGGAAAAGATGCTCTTCCTGTTTGCAGAGGAGCCTGTCACCATCAGCCTGACCATCCTGTACCTGGTCTCTTTTGTGGTGGGATTTGTTGGGAACATCATGTCCATCAAAGTGCTCACCAGGAAACGTAGCAGCCGGATGCCCAGTCTGAGTGCCACCAGGAGCCTCCTTATCAACCTGGCCATCTGCGACTTGATGGTGGTGTGCGTCTGCATGCCCATCACGGTGGGGAACTTGATATACAAAGCCTGGGTGTACGGGGACTTCCTGTGCAGGGCTGTGCCATTCGTCCAGGCCGTGTCTGTCTCAGCCAGTGTGCTCAGCCTCACGGTTATAAGTGTGAACAGGTATTACAGTGTTCACAACCCTCTGAATGCCAGgtccttcttcacccagaggaagaTCCTCAGCACCATCCTGGTGGTGTGGGTCCTGTCCTCTGGGATCTGCATGCCCCTTATATTCATGAACAAAAGGGATGAGATTGGGGTGGTGGAGGGACTGCCATTGGTGTTCCCAATCTGCAGAGAAATATGGCCTCAAGAGAAGCTCAAGCAAGCCTACAACTTCCTCCTCTTCTGTGCCCTCTACTGCCTGCCCGTGCTATTCAATATGGTCATCTGCTTCCTGACCGTGCGAAGGCTGTGGAGCTGCACCAGCCAGTTGAAGGAGTGCAACTCACTGAACCGATCCCTGCCAGCCTCCAGGCTGAAGATCCGCAAGAAGGTGGCCCAGATGGTGGTGGCCCTGGTCCTGCTGTTTGCCATCTCCTGGCTGCCCGTCTACATGATGGACATCTGGATTGACTTCAACATCCCCAACTCTTTGCAGGATGTGACTCCATCTCCCTGGGTCCTGCAGCTCAGACCTTTTGCTCAGTGGCTAGGCctcaccaactccagcctcaACCCCATATGCTATTGCTTTGTTGGGAACCTCTATAGGTCAGCCAAAGAAATGAAGAGCAAATACCATCAGAGGATGGTCTCCCTTTTTAACTTCTCTCTGTCTGAAGGGACTGCACTTTCTTCTGTGCCTGAGCTGCTCTCTTACAGGAACTCCATGGAGTCTGCAAGGAAAGAGTCCAGCTGCACCCTAGCAATGGGAAAGAGGTGTCAGGGGGACTCTGACCCTAAGAACAACTGTGAAACTCTACTAATGTCCGGCCAGCCTCTGTCTCTAAACACCATGTCTAGTGAAAAGACTTTTCTATAA